The Brassica napus cultivar Da-Ae chromosome C7, Da-Ae, whole genome shotgun sequence genome has a segment encoding these proteins:
- the LOC106378703 gene encoding uncharacterized protein LOC106378703, protein MCKSFGSTLIRPALKWFINLTTRLISSFASLGDKFVEQFASSRSLEKTSDSLYEILQHRVEPLRDYIACFNQENVVVPECSIPTVISAIKRGLLLDRGLYNELKVKWEEDVSSSAKAQPKQDQKSARSDQGNWDERSSQRAIKDSGNRNQGRFQYRPLEKEEGLSVSTWLDNSHLSISTPELVNVLRQMGQQVKWPPKIKAPDSFWNPGLCCDFHHNHGHKTEDYITLRIEVNELLQKGHLREFLSEKAKNHLNKEVPLKSTGAIPASPPRQD, encoded by the coding sequence ATGTGTAAAAGTTTTGGCTCCACTCTGATCAGACCTGCCTTGAAATGGTTCATCAACCTAACCACCAGGCTCATATCCTCTTTCGCGAGCCTCGGCGACAAGTTTGTGGAGCAATTCGCGAGTAGTAGGAGCCTGGAGAAGACTTCAGACAGTCTCTACGAGATTCTTCAGCATCGGGTAGAACCCCTACGAGATTACATAGCCTGCTTCAACCAAGAAAATGTGGTAGTTCCCGAGTGCAGCATTCCTACTGTGATCTCTGCCATCAAAAGGGGCCTGCTTCTAGACAGAGGCCTCTACAATGAACTAAAAGTGAAGTGGGAAGAAGACGTTTCTAGCAGCGCTAAAGCCCAGCCGAAGCAGGACCAAAAGTCAGCCCGATCAGACCAAGGAAATTGGGATGAAAGATCCTCTCAGAGAGCGATCAAGGACTCCGGGAATAGAAACCAGGGCAGGTTCCAATACCGACCCTTAGAAAAGGAGGAAGGATTGTCGGTATCCACTTGGCTTGACAACTCCCATCTCTCGATATCCACGCCAGAGCTTGTCAACGTCTTGAGgcagatgggccaacaggtcAAGTGGCCTCCGAAAATTAAGGCACCTGACTCGTTCTGGAATCCTGGTCTCTGTTGTGACTTCCATCACAACCACGGTCACAAAACCGAAGACTACATTACTCTAAGGATCGAGGTCAATGAACTACTCCAAAAGGGGCACCTCCGGGAATTCCTCTCAGAGAAAGCAAAGAACCACCTAAATAAAGAGGTGCCGCTGAAATCTACTGGAGCTATACCCGCCTCGCCACCTCGCCAGGACTGA